A genomic segment from Treponema sp. Marseille-Q3903 encodes:
- a CDS encoding glycosyltransferase family 8 protein: MNKKFYKQKIPVCFATDDNYTPFITVAIASLLDNSDKENFYRIIILTTDLSQESIASITKLQTENSSIEFISLSNELGKIKTMFHLRDYYSMATYFRFFIPNLFPQYEKVLYLDCDIVVLSDITELYNTDIKKYLVAAAPEEVMTTYDVFGTYVEKALDIDRKKYFNAGILLLNCKKFRKEKIAEKFVDLLNRYRFRVTQDEDYLNVLCKDRVKIVSLGWNKTAYKADDFDDKDIKIVHYKINWRPWKYKNVLYEEYFWKYAKMTDYYDRLINMRDSRTAEDEKQDQILMENLSKMAEEDSADPKNYKNTQGKTGFVSNIFEKIKKIKRIKKLIKIKAYKIKRR, from the coding sequence GTGAATAAAAAATTTTATAAACAAAAAATACCAGTCTGTTTTGCGACAGATGACAATTACACTCCATTTATTACAGTCGCTATTGCATCTCTGCTCGATAATTCCGATAAAGAAAATTTTTACAGAATTATTATTCTTACGACTGATTTAAGTCAAGAAAGTATAGCAAGTATTACAAAACTTCAAACTGAAAACTCTTCAATTGAATTTATTTCACTTTCAAATGAGCTTGGAAAAATTAAAACAATGTTTCATCTTCGTGATTATTATTCAATGGCAACTTATTTCAGATTTTTTATTCCAAACCTTTTTCCACAGTATGAAAAAGTCCTCTATCTTGACTGCGATATTGTTGTACTTTCCGATATCACAGAACTCTACAACACTGACATCAAAAAATATCTTGTTGCAGCAGCTCCTGAAGAAGTTATGACAACTTATGATGTCTTTGGGACTTACGTTGAAAAAGCACTTGATATCGACAGAAAAAAATATTTTAACGCCGGCATTCTTTTGCTGAATTGCAAAAAATTTAGAAAGGAAAAGATTGCCGAAAAATTTGTAGATTTACTCAACAGATATAGATTCCGTGTAACACAAGACGAAGATTATCTCAACGTTTTATGTAAAGACCGCGTAAAAATTGTTTCGCTCGGCTGGAATAAAACTGCATACAAAGCTGATGATTTTGATGATAAAGACATTAAAATTGTGCATTACAAAATAAACTGGCGACCATGGAAATACAAAAACGTTCTCTATGAAGAATATTTTTGGAAATATGCAAAAATGACTGATTATTATGACAGATTAATCAACATGAGGGATTCCAGAACTGCCGAAGATGAAAAGCAAGATCAAATTTTGATGGAAAATCTTTCAAAAATGGCGGAAGAAGATTCTGCTGACCCTAAAAATTACAAAAATACACAAGGAAAAACTGGATTTGTCTCTAATATTTTTGAAAAAATTAAAAAAATCAAAAGGATAAAAAAACTTATCAAAATAAAAGCGTATAAAATTAAACGAAGATGA
- a CDS encoding lysophospholipid acyltransferase family protein, with amino-acid sequence MNKNVNNVVEKDKGRLAIISRIEEYEKKGWFSKDVEDDPPTISLTEDKVDYLNENLINRLLAKVITTYAYHFIKKLLKTKQMIIKEVRGIENYEKIADKGAVLTCNHFNPFDNFAIHITLKKYLKKHHGELYKVIREGNFTNFKGLYGLFFRHCYTLPLSSNFSCMKKFMASVDTLLKRGEKILVYAEQGMWWNYKKPRPLTSGAFNFAVRNDVPILPCFITMEDSNIIGGDGFPIQEYTIHFLKPIYPDNTKSYKENVAEMNEKNYQMWKEVYEKTYGIPLKYSCDENESK; translated from the coding sequence ATGAACAAAAACGTAAATAATGTTGTTGAAAAAGACAAAGGAAGACTTGCCATCATCTCCCGTATTGAAGAATACGAAAAAAAAGGCTGGTTTTCAAAAGATGTAGAAGATGATCCTCCTACAATTTCTCTGACAGAGGATAAAGTCGATTATCTAAATGAAAATTTGATAAACAGATTGCTCGCAAAAGTTATAACTACTTATGCGTATCATTTTATTAAAAAGCTGCTAAAAACTAAGCAGATGATTATCAAGGAAGTTCGAGGAATTGAAAACTACGAAAAAATTGCCGATAAAGGAGCAGTTTTAACTTGCAATCATTTCAATCCGTTTGATAATTTTGCAATCCACATCACGCTAAAAAAATACTTAAAAAAACACCATGGAGAACTTTACAAAGTAATCCGCGAAGGTAATTTTACAAATTTTAAAGGGCTTTACGGGCTTTTCTTCAGGCACTGCTATACTTTGCCGTTGAGCAGCAATTTCAGCTGTATGAAAAAATTCATGGCTTCTGTAGACACGCTCCTTAAACGCGGTGAAAAAATCTTAGTTTATGCTGAACAGGGAATGTGGTGGAATTACAAAAAACCTCGCCCATTGACAAGCGGTGCGTTTAATTTTGCAGTAAGAAACGATGTGCCGATTTTACCTTGCTTTATCACGATGGAAGATTCAAATATAATAGGTGGAGACGGATTTCCTATCCAAGAATATACAATTCACTTTCTGAAGCCAATCTACCCAGACAATACGAAATCTTATAAAGAAAACGTCGCAGAGATGAATGAGAAAAATTACCAGATGTGGAAAGAAGTTTACGAAAAAACTTATGGGATCCCTCTCAAGTATTCTTGCGACGAGAATGAATCTAAATAA
- a CDS encoding 1-acyl-sn-glycerol-3-phosphate acyltransferase, whose amino-acid sequence MGKQQIIYYSDELNDEFSKIKITPKQIDGNWDYGGDLKWSILSFFWYKMVFRPIAQFIFKFILHHKIVNRQVLKPFKHKAYFMYANHTNTACDPFIPSMVMFPSHPFVIIHPNNVSMPVLGHIIPYLGGLPLPDNLEATKNFIDIIKLRISQNHPIMIYPEAHIWPYYTKIRPFLDLSFRYPVQYDAPVFCFTNTYQKQKMSKKPHIVTYVDGPFYADKTLSSKEQKTDLRNRVYDVMTERAKNNNVEIIKYIKVERKK is encoded by the coding sequence ATGGGAAAACAGCAGATTATCTATTATTCAGATGAACTCAACGACGAATTTTCAAAAATAAAAATTACGCCAAAACAAATTGACGGAAATTGGGATTACGGCGGTGATTTAAAATGGTCAATCTTGAGTTTTTTCTGGTATAAAATGGTTTTTCGTCCAATCGCTCAGTTTATTTTTAAGTTTATACTTCACCATAAAATCGTAAACAGACAAGTGCTTAAGCCTTTTAAGCACAAAGCATATTTTATGTATGCAAATCACACAAATACTGCGTGCGATCCTTTTATTCCATCAATGGTGATGTTTCCATCTCACCCTTTTGTCATAATTCATCCAAATAACGTTTCCATGCCAGTTTTAGGACATATAATCCCATACCTTGGCGGTCTTCCATTGCCCGACAATCTTGAAGCTACAAAAAACTTTATCGACATAATCAAACTGCGCATTTCACAAAATCATCCTATTATGATTTATCCTGAAGCGCACATCTGGCCATATTACACAAAAATAAGACCTTTTTTAGATTTGTCTTTTAGATATCCTGTTCAGTACGATGCCCCGGTCTTTTGCTTTACTAACACTTATCAAAAACAAAAAATGTCTAAAAAGCCACACATTGTGACTTATGTCGACGGACCATTTTACGCTGATAAAACACTTTCTTCAAAAGAACAAAAAACTGATTTACGCAACAGAGTTTACGATGTAATGACAGAAAGAGCAAAAAACAATAATGTTGAAATTATAAAATATATCAAAGTTGAGAGGAAAAAATGA
- a CDS encoding glycosyltransferase: MINLLFAGNCKVFDGILSCAISIFKRTSTKEPFNFYILTMDVHHIREDYTPITNEQIEFLEKVAKTYNPENKVKKIDVTDLYDKEFANSPNEQCYCSPYTLLRLFADLIPEIPEKILYLDADLLFARDITLLYSIDISDYEYAAAPDHYGKIILFWQKKFINAGVILFNIAKCKKTGLFSKSRGLIKTRKLTFADESAIIRSTTMQKKISQRFNDQKFLYKGTVIRHFSKRLFYTPYPHTENIKQWNYAKMLAKFKYTCFEDIITEFIYYRESLARGKNPF; the protein is encoded by the coding sequence ATGATAAATTTACTTTTTGCCGGCAATTGCAAAGTTTTTGATGGGATTCTTTCATGTGCCATCTCTATTTTTAAAAGAACATCGACAAAAGAACCGTTTAATTTCTATATTTTAACGATGGACGTTCACCATATCCGTGAAGATTATACTCCGATTACAAACGAGCAGATTGAATTTTTAGAAAAAGTAGCAAAAACATACAATCCAGAAAATAAAGTTAAAAAAATCGATGTGACCGATTTATATGATAAAGAATTTGCAAACAGTCCGAACGAACAGTGTTATTGCTCTCCGTACACACTGCTCCGCCTTTTTGCCGATTTAATTCCTGAAATTCCTGAAAAGATTCTATATCTTGATGCAGACCTTTTGTTTGCGAGAGACATCACACTTTTATACAGTATCGATATCTCTGATTACGAATATGCGGCAGCCCCTGACCATTATGGGAAAATAATTTTGTTTTGGCAGAAAAAATTTATAAATGCAGGCGTAATTTTATTCAATATCGCAAAATGCAAAAAGACTGGACTATTTTCAAAATCACGCGGACTCATAAAAACGCGGAAGCTAACGTTTGCAGATGAAAGTGCAATAATCAGAAGCACGACGATGCAGAAAAAAATCTCGCAGCGTTTTAATGACCAGAAATTTTTATATAAAGGCACTGTCATCAGACATTTTTCAAAGCGACTTTTTTATACGCCTTATCCACATACTGAAAATATTAAGCAGTGGAATTACGCAAAGATGCTCGCAAAGTTCAAATACACTTGTTTTGAAGACATCATAACAGAATTTATTTATTACAGAGAATCTTTGGCGCGTGGAAAAAATCCGTTTTAA
- the ligA gene encoding NAD-dependent DNA ligase LigA, whose translation MTRVEELKSLITRYQKSYYDGEGEISDAEFDKLWDELKELDPQNEILHRVGADSGNFPKVKHIMPMGSQEKAANPEQFIAWAQKHNYDQYLVEYKLDGASLELQYQNGYLVCAVTRGDGTIGDDITANAKKMSGVNHAVYRDGKLVPFTGGIRGEVIMTHEVHKKYFPDKANCRNAANGIMKRKDGQGSEYLKLIVYDALSTDDKIFFTNEEEKIKWLMDCGFNAVKLVICRSQERVIAYRAKVMEERKTSIEYDIDGLVIKERNINLEDASRDRPDRQIAFKFSLEEAVSTLRQVEWSRSGGTYTPVAIFDEVELNGTKVQRASLSNPDTMRKLGVKIGSHVLVVKRGEIIPKIESVVEEKNIQTSDIEFPHHCETCGSSLIDEGSRLFCPNKQCPKRILHQLLKYQQVVDIRDLGETLITSLFNDKRLKCVSDIYSLTVEDLVPYFLNEESMEADKKSLGAQKVYNSIQSHRKMKLSVFVGAFDIEGVGETSAEKLVAAGFNTLSKLLNATQEEISRVYGFGEIMARIIVEGLAENSDEMKKLVSDGTIILESESEGKLLGKSFCFTGELVTMKRSDAEQLVKKEGGAIKSSVTKDLSYLVTNDTSSGSSKNIKAAKFGIPVIDEKQFLELINMSK comes from the coding sequence ATGACACGTGTTGAAGAATTAAAATCATTGATCACAAGATATCAAAAATCATACTACGACGGCGAAGGAGAAATCTCTGATGCAGAATTTGATAAACTGTGGGATGAACTGAAAGAACTTGATCCTCAAAACGAGATCCTCCACCGTGTCGGTGCAGATTCCGGCAATTTTCCAAAAGTAAAACATATAATGCCGATGGGTAGTCAGGAAAAGGCAGCGAATCCCGAACAGTTTATCGCTTGGGCACAAAAACATAATTACGATCAATATCTTGTTGAGTATAAACTAGACGGAGCTTCTCTTGAGCTTCAGTATCAGAACGGCTATTTAGTTTGCGCTGTAACTCGCGGCGACGGGACAATTGGAGACGACATAACTGCGAATGCAAAAAAAATGTCAGGTGTAAATCACGCAGTTTATCGTGATGGAAAACTTGTCCCATTTACAGGCGGTATTCGTGGTGAAGTCATCATGACTCATGAAGTTCACAAAAAATATTTTCCGGACAAGGCAAACTGCCGGAACGCTGCAAACGGCATCATGAAACGAAAAGATGGGCAAGGTAGCGAGTATCTAAAGCTGATTGTTTATGACGCACTTTCAACCGATGATAAAATCTTTTTTACAAATGAAGAAGAAAAAATAAAATGGCTCATGGATTGCGGTTTCAATGCAGTAAAACTTGTGATTTGCCGTTCACAGGAGCGAGTGATCGCTTATCGCGCAAAGGTGATGGAAGAACGAAAAACTTCAATTGAATACGATATAGATGGACTTGTTATAAAGGAACGCAATATCAATCTTGAAGATGCAAGCCGCGACAGACCTGACCGTCAGATTGCTTTTAAATTCAGCCTTGAAGAAGCTGTCTCTACTTTGCGCCAAGTTGAATGGAGTCGAAGCGGTGGAACTTATACACCGGTCGCAATCTTTGATGAAGTTGAATTAAATGGGACTAAAGTTCAGAGAGCAAGCCTTTCAAATCCCGATACTATGCGTAAACTCGGTGTAAAAATTGGAAGCCATGTTCTTGTCGTAAAACGCGGCGAAATAATTCCAAAAATCGAGAGTGTCGTTGAAGAAAAAAATATTCAAACATCGGATATTGAATTCCCTCATCACTGTGAGACGTGCGGTTCTAGCCTCATAGATGAAGGAAGCAGACTTTTCTGTCCTAACAAACAATGTCCAAAACGCATCCTTCATCAGCTTTTAAAATATCAACAGGTTGTCGATATACGAGACCTTGGTGAAACTTTGATAACTTCTTTATTCAACGACAAACGTCTAAAGTGCGTTTCAGATATTTATTCACTTACGGTTGAAGATTTAGTTCCATATTTTTTGAATGAAGAGAGCATGGAAGCTGATAAAAAATCTTTAGGAGCACAAAAAGTATACAATTCTATACAGTCTCACAGAAAAATGAAACTGTCTGTTTTTGTCGGTGCATTTGATATTGAAGGAGTTGGGGAAACTTCTGCCGAAAAACTCGTAGCCGCAGGTTTTAATACGCTTTCGAAATTGTTGAACGCAACTCAAGAGGAGATTTCACGCGTTTACGGGTTTGGTGAAATAATGGCGCGCATAATCGTGGAAGGGCTTGCAGAAAATTCAGACGAGATGAAAAAATTAGTTTCAGACGGCACTATAATACTTGAATCGGAAAGTGAAGGGAAGCTCTTAGGAAAATCTTTTTGCTTTACCGGCGAACTTGTTACAATGAAACGTTCTGATGCTGAACAGCTTGTAAAAAAAGAAGGCGGAGCAATAAAATCTTCTGTCACTAAAGATTTGAGCTATCTTGTTACAAACGACACTTCAAGCGGGTCTTCGAAAAATATCAAAGCAGCAAAGTTTGGAATTCCGGTTATCGATGAAAAACAATTCCTTGAACTTATAAATATGTCAAAATGA
- the trmB gene encoding tRNA (guanosine(46)-N7)-methyltransferase TrmB: MMNIDTNIEKTTDSDNPPESVPSSNLDSEIPIEYKREIKTYVLRAGRMTTAQEKAYNELSPQWCIPFEHKKLNFIDVFGNTNPIVIEIGFGMGDATVAIAQANPNINYLGIEVHTPGVGRVLSEIKKRELKNLYIIEHDALEVLQVMIGCNSVNGFHIFFPDPWQKKRHHKRRLLKRPHTDIFAQKLAPGGYLYFVTDIIEYAEFALNELNATPHLKNKYQGFAEPQPWRVQTKFERKGLAADRKITEILFEKE, encoded by the coding sequence ATGATGAACATAGATACAAACATTGAAAAGACAACTGACTCTGACAATCCGCCAGAATCAGTTCCCTCGAGTAATTTAGATAGCGAAATCCCAATAGAATATAAAAGGGAAATCAAAACTTATGTGTTGCGTGCAGGTCGCATGACTACAGCACAAGAAAAAGCATACAATGAACTTTCACCACAATGGTGTATCCCTTTTGAACATAAAAAACTTAATTTTATAGATGTTTTTGGAAACACAAATCCTATTGTGATCGAAATCGGGTTTGGTATGGGAGACGCAACAGTCGCTATCGCACAGGCAAATCCAAATATAAACTATCTTGGGATCGAAGTTCACACCCCTGGAGTAGGTCGCGTTCTTTCCGAAATAAAAAAAAGAGAATTAAAAAATCTTTATATCATAGAACACGATGCTCTCGAAGTTTTACAAGTGATGATAGGTTGTAACTCAGTCAACGGGTTTCACATATTTTTCCCAGATCCATGGCAAAAAAAACGTCACCATAAACGCAGACTTTTGAAACGCCCACATACTGACATTTTTGCTCAAAAGTTGGCTCCCGGCGGATATCTGTATTTTGTAACAGATATAATAGAATATGCAGAATTTGCATTGAATGAGTTGAATGCAACTCCGCATCTGAAAAACAAATATCAAGGTTTTGCAGAACCTCAGCCGTGGAGAGTGCAAACAAAATTTGAGAGAAAAGGGTTGGCGGCAGACCGCAAAATCACTGAAATACTTTTTGAAAAGGAATAA